GCGGCTCGCATCAGAAGCGCCAGATAACGTCGACGATGGCGCGGTGCATGTATTCATCCACGCCATTGTGGTAAGCGTCGCCTGGCTTGAAGACACCGGCACGCAGGCGTACCAGCGCCGAAGGCTCGTCCATCGACTGGCTCAACGCCGCCGGCAACAGGCCTTGCTTGAAGTACTTGGTCACGACCAGGTCCATTTCCTGACCCAGATCCTTGCGACCGTCTTCCAGCGGCAACGAATCGAAGGTGTTGACCGAGATACCGTTTTCGTCGAAGTTCTCGCGATTCGGGTTCACCCCAGCGCCGCCGATACGGGCATTGCCGTCGACACGACGAAACTTGTGGTAGATCAGCGACGCATCGTAGTCGTCACGCAGCTGCCAGGAGGCGAACAGCGAGCCGGTTTCCACGTTGGCCATTTCGCCCTGGAACGCTTCGCCGAAGCGGTGCACGCGCGAGCGGGTACCGGTCCAGTTCGAGCGGTTACTTTCCAGGCCGTTCTGTTCGTAGTTCTTGCTGGCACGCGAATACGCGGCGCCGACTTGCCATTGCGGATCGAGACGGAAACGCAGGCCCAGATCGGTCGCCCAGCCATTGACGTTGCTGCTGGCCTTGTCGCCCGCCAGGTACTGATCAGTGGTGGTGTCGTAACTGGTAGGGGTTTCGTCACGATCCCCGGTCAGGTAAGTCAGGCTGCCCCAATAGTTGATCGGGTTGGTGTTGCGATAGTTGTAAGCATCGCTGTTGGCCTGCAGGCCCAGCCAGGTCAGATCGCTGCGGGAAGTCTTGTCCAGATCGTCGACAACTTCATTCTTGTCCTTGAGGCTGCCGCCGTCGTGGCTGTAATGGGCGCGCACGCCGGCCCAATGGCCAGGGGTCCATTGGTAAGCCACGTCACCGAACACATGCTGGCGATCCTTGTCTTTCGGATCCAGCTCGGTCAGGTCAGTGCGGTATTCGCTGAAGCGCTGGGCAGCGCCGACATCGGCACGCAACAGCGTGGTGTCGAACGCCCAGTTCACCGCTTCGATGTTCACGTCATGCCATTGGCCGTCGTCGTTGCGCAGGCGCTGACGACCGACCTTGAGCATTTCGCCAGGGTACGGAGTGAAACCGCTGTAGCCGATCCAGAATTCGCGCAAGGCCAGATAGCTCTTGTCGACTTCCCGCTCGCTGGCATTGCCGCGAGCGGTTTGGGTGCCTGTGCCATCGCTGGTGGCTTGTTCCAGCGGGTCAGTCTGGATGGTGTCGGTGGCGGTCACCACCTGGCCCATGGCATAACCGCTGAAGTTACCGCGCTCGCCGTAAATCCATGGACGCACGTCGAGACCGATACCGTTGACGTCGCCGCCGGAACGGGTGCCCAGGTCGCGGTCGTCTTCGGCCTGGCCGGTGATTTTCACTTCCAGACCAAAGTTCTTGTCTTCAGTCATCGCGGCCAATGTCGGGGTTGCCCACAACAAGGTAAAGCCCAGGCCCATGCCGGCAGCCATCAGGGAATTCAGTTTCATAGGGGTGCGTCCTCGCCGTCTTCTTTTTGCAGGGCTTGCATGGCCAGCGCGTTCTGGCTGCTGGCGCCCCGGACTTTTTGCTCTTGTTCCAGCAACCGTTGGGCTGCGGCGAGCTTTTCAGGCGGTAGTGCGGCGCTCAGTTGCTGCGCCAGATCGGTGGCTTGCGGCGTACCTTGCTTCAGCGCCAATTGGCTGAAGACCCAGGCGTTGACCGGGTTGGGAATCGTGCCCTTGCCTTGGGAGTAAAGCTGGGCGATGGCGAAGTCGGCGCTGTTCTGGCCGCCACGAGCGGCGATCAGCAGTTCGTCCACAGCCTTCTGCGGATAGACCTGGCCGAGGTAGCCCCGGCGATAGATCTGCCCCAGGTAGTAATGCGCGGCGATTTCCGTGCCCGCAGCTTTCTTGAGATGCTCTTCGGCCTTTTTCGAATCGGCCGGCACCCATTTGCCTTCGTAGTACAGCTTGCCCAGCAGCAGTTCGGCGCGGGGTTGATCCGCAGCGCGACCGTTGTCCAGGTATTCCATCATCTTGTCGACGTCGCCCAGATCGGGGAAGTCGTAGAGCAGTTTGGCCAGGGTGACCCAGGAAATCGGATAGCCCGGCGCGACTTGTTCCAGCAATTGCTGGGCAGTCTTTGCATCCGGGGTGCCGATCTCGGAATCGCCAAGCACGCGGGCTACGCTGTCCACGCGCTGGGCGCCGACCGTGCCGATCGCGTAAGCGCTTTGCAGCTGCTTGATCAGCGCTGCCTGCTGTTCGGTCTGGCCGCGTTTCTGATACACGGTGGCCAGTTCGACATAGCAGATGTCAGTGGTGGTCAGCGCGGTCTTGCAAATGGTTTCGACTTCATCCAGATGCTGATCGTAAGTGCCCTGGGTGCGATACAGCAGCACTTGGGCCAGACCTGCTTCCGGGTAGCCGGCAGCGCGCCATTCGCTGATCTTCTGCTGCGCGTTCACGTTGGGGAACGTGTGCGGGTATTGCAGATAGAGCATCGCCAGCGGCGTCAGAGAAGAGGTATCGCCATTGGCGAAGGCCTTCTTCAGCAACTGCTCGGCTTCCTTGTGTTCAGCGTCGGTCGCGTACGGTTTGGCAGCCAGCAGACGGCCCAGGCGCGATTGCGCCCGAGGCGAAGTTTCTGCGGCGGCGCGGTAGGTGGCCTCGGCCTGTTTGAGCAGGGCCGGATCGCGACTTTCTACCTGAATATCGGCCAGACCGACCTGTGCATCGCTGTAGCCCAGGTCCGCCAGTTGCCGATAGTTCTGCTCTGCCAGGGCGGTGTCGCCGTTTTTCAGGGCTTCATTGGCCAGGCGTTGATCGGGCAGGCCGGCACAACCGGTCAGCGCGAAGGCAATCGCCAGGCTCAATAGCGTTGGGGTCGACAAGGTTCGTAGTGGGCTACCCATGTTAGAGACCCGCGGCCATGGCTTTATCGATCAGCCAGTTCATCGAAGGGCCACGATCACTGGTGACTTCTACAGGGCGACCGGAAAGCGAGCTGTCCAGCACTTCGTCAGGCTTGATCTGCACGCGGATGTCGGTGGACAGGTCGGCGTCGCTCAAGTTGGTGCTGCTGACGATCTGACCGGTACGGACCTTGTCTTCGCCTGCTACCTGGAAGTTCACATGAGTGCCGGGTTTGACATCGTTGAACTGGCGATAGGTGAAGCGCGCTTCAACGTTGGCGGCCGTGTTACGCGGCACCAGCTGGAAGATCACCTGACCTTTGGACGCGAACTGACCATCGGACACCAGTTGCTTGGCAACTACGCAGTCACATGGGCTGGTCAACGTACCGGCCATTTGCTTGCCGTACAGTTCTTCGATTTTGGCCGGTTGCAGATCGTCGCCGTTCAGGCTGCCCTTGAGCATTTCCAGCATGCTGGTGCTGAACGAAGCGAGCGGGGCGCCTTTGGCAATCGGGCCGTTGACCTGAGCCAGGCTCTGCACGGTGCCTTCACGCGGCATGGTGACATCCATCGACGGCAAGGTAACCAGGCCGGCCGATGCGTGACTGACAAAGTACAGGCCGTAGACGGTCTTGAAGATGAAACCGAACGCCGCAAGGCCAACGATGAAAATGCCGAGGCTGAAGGTCACCGCGCGCAGCCGCGCAAGGGCGCTCATGCCGCCGCCTTCGCCTTTGTTCTTGCGCGCCTTGGTGAAATTGTCGCGCTGCAAGGTGGCAAGCACTTCGCCCATGCTGACGATGTCGCCGCTCAGGTGCGAGGTGATCAGGTGGCGCAGGGTGGCGATGTCTTGCTGTTCCAGGTTCTGGAACTGGCAACCGACGCGGCCGGTGGAAGAATCCACCGAACGGATCTGCATTTCGATGTCCATGGCCAGGCCAAGGTTGTCGATCAGAAATTGCAGGCGACCCTTGATGACTTCACCTGTGGACAGGCGAAGATTGTTCGGGGCAACGAAACTCAGGCCACCGGCAGACAAGTCTTCGACCTGTACCAGAGGGGCGTTGGGCTGGCCATTGAGCAGGCGCAGCTTGGCGGGAATCCGGATCCGGGCGTGTTGACGCTGGGCTTCGGATTCATGGACGACGTTCGCATTCACGGCTGTATTCATGGTTAATTTTCCTACTTAAGCGGTTAATCCGTGGGTCTGGTCAAACCATCGTCAACAGCGCTGCGACGAAGATGGTGCCAGCCGAGAAAGTCATGGTTCGGGAGGACCATGTGTTGAACCAGCCCTGGAAACTGGCCATGTCACGGCTGAGTTTTGTGTCCTGACGAGTCCAGGACTGTCGATCCAGGCGGAAGAAGACGTAGATCTTCATCAGCGCACCGACGATCTGGTTGTAATAAAGAATGATCGGATAGGCCGGCCCGATCGTGTGCCCCGACAAGGACAGCATCAGGGTGAGAATCAGGCGGGTGATGCCGATCCACAGCAGGTACATCAGGATGAACGTCACGCCATACTTCATGCTGGCGATGATCGCGACCGTCAGACCGAGGATTGATGTCCACATGGACACCCGCTGATCGAACAGCACGACGCTGGTGAACAGACCCAGGCGACCCATGCCCAGGCCAAGTGCCCGGGAGTTCTGCCGCAGGTTGTTGCCGTACCAGCGGTACATCAGTTTGCGGCTGGCCTTGATGAAGCTTTTTTCCGGCGGGTGTTCCACGGTGTTGATCGCGGCATCCGGGACGTAAAACGTGTCGTAGCCCAGGCGCATCAGGCTGAACCAGCTGGACTTGTCATCGCCGGTCAGAAACTTGA
This genomic window from Pseudomonas sp. G.S.17 contains:
- a CDS encoding alginate export family protein; this encodes MKLNSLMAAGMGLGFTLLWATPTLAAMTEDKNFGLEVKITGQAEDDRDLGTRSGGDVNGIGLDVRPWIYGERGNFSGYAMGQVVTATDTIQTDPLEQATSDGTGTQTARGNASEREVDKSYLALREFWIGYSGFTPYPGEMLKVGRQRLRNDDGQWHDVNIEAVNWAFDTTLLRADVGAAQRFSEYRTDLTELDPKDKDRQHVFGDVAYQWTPGHWAGVRAHYSHDGGSLKDKNEVVDDLDKTSRSDLTWLGLQANSDAYNYRNTNPINYWGSLTYLTGDRDETPTSYDTTTDQYLAGDKASSNVNGWATDLGLRFRLDPQWQVGAAYSRASKNYEQNGLESNRSNWTGTRSRVHRFGEAFQGEMANVETGSLFASWQLRDDYDASLIYHKFRRVDGNARIGGAGVNPNRENFDENGISVNTFDSLPLEDGRKDLGQEMDLVVTKYFKQGLLPAALSQSMDEPSALVRLRAGVFKPGDAYHNGVDEYMHRAIVDVIWRF
- the algK gene encoding alginate biosynthesis TPR repeat lipoprotein AlgK; this encodes MGSPLRTLSTPTLLSLAIAFALTGCAGLPDQRLANEALKNGDTALAEQNYRQLADLGYSDAQVGLADIQVESRDPALLKQAEATYRAAAETSPRAQSRLGRLLAAKPYATDAEHKEAEQLLKKAFANGDTSSLTPLAMLYLQYPHTFPNVNAQQKISEWRAAGYPEAGLAQVLLYRTQGTYDQHLDEVETICKTALTTTDICYVELATVYQKRGQTEQQAALIKQLQSAYAIGTVGAQRVDSVARVLGDSEIGTPDAKTAQQLLEQVAPGYPISWVTLAKLLYDFPDLGDVDKMMEYLDNGRAADQPRAELLLGKLYYEGKWVPADSKKAEEHLKKAAGTEIAAHYYLGQIYRRGYLGQVYPQKAVDELLIAARGGQNSADFAIAQLYSQGKGTIPNPVNAWVFSQLALKQGTPQATDLAQQLSAALPPEKLAAAQRLLEQEQKVRGASSQNALAMQALQKEDGEDAPL
- a CDS encoding alginate biosynthesis protein Alg44; amino-acid sequence: MNTAVNANVVHESEAQRQHARIRIPAKLRLLNGQPNAPLVQVEDLSAGGLSFVAPNNLRLSTGEVIKGRLQFLIDNLGLAMDIEMQIRSVDSSTGRVGCQFQNLEQQDIATLRHLITSHLSGDIVSMGEVLATLQRDNFTKARKNKGEGGGMSALARLRAVTFSLGIFIVGLAAFGFIFKTVYGLYFVSHASAGLVTLPSMDVTMPREGTVQSLAQVNGPIAKGAPLASFSTSMLEMLKGSLNGDDLQPAKIEELYGKQMAGTLTSPCDCVVAKQLVSDGQFASKGQVIFQLVPRNTAANVEARFTYRQFNDVKPGTHVNFQVAGEDKVRTGQIVSSTNLSDADLSTDIRVQIKPDEVLDSSLSGRPVEVTSDRGPSMNWLIDKAMAAGL